The following proteins come from a genomic window of Chelonia mydas isolate rCheMyd1 chromosome 15, rCheMyd1.pri.v2, whole genome shotgun sequence:
- the RAB35 gene encoding ras-related protein Rab-35, giving the protein MARDYDHLFKLLIIGDSGVGKSSLLLRFADNTFSGSYITTIGVDFKIRTVEINGEKVKLQIWDTAGQERFRTITSTYYRGTHGVIVVYDVTSAESFVNVKRWLHEINQNCDDVCRILVGNKNDDPERKVVETEDAYKFAGQMGIQLFETSAKENINVEEMFNCITELVLRAKKENLAKQQQQQQNDVVKLTKNSKRKKRCC; this is encoded by the exons gtgTTGGCAAAAGCAGTTTGCTGTTACGCTTCGCAGATAATACTTTCTCAG GCAGCTACATTACCACAATTGGAGTGGATTTTAAAATCCGGACAGTTGAGATTAATGGAGAGAAGGTGAAGCTACAGATATGGGACACAGCTGGACAAGAGCGTTTCCGGACTATCACATCGAC GTATTACAGAGGGACGCATGGGGTGATTGTTGTCTATGATGTCACCAGTGCAGAATCCTTTGTGAATGTAAAGCGGTGGTTACATGAAATTAACCAAAACTGCGATGATGTCTGCCGGATACTGG tggGAAATAAGAATGATGACCCAGAGCGGAAAGTAGTGGAGACGGAAGATGCCTATAAATTTGCCGGGCAGATGGGGATCCAACTGTTTGAGACCAGCGCCAAAGAAAACATTAATGTGGAAGAG ATGTTTAATTGCATTACAGAGCTGGTTCTGCgagcaaagaaagaaaacttagcaaagcagcaacagcagcaacagaaTGACGTAGTGAAGCTAACTAAGAACAGTAAAAGGAAGAAGCGGTGCTGCTAA